One stretch of Nodularia sp. LEGE 06071 DNA includes these proteins:
- a CDS encoding TRAP transporter substrate-binding protein, with translation MKRRKILHTAAIATATAATLGSCARTQTAANVQTGQPNIRWRMATSWPKSLGIFSGADILAKRVKEMTNGRFSITPFAAGEVVPGLQVMDAVQAGTVECGHTASYYYIGKNLALAFATSVPFGFNAQQQNSWLYHGGGLEAMQKIYSDFNIINFPAGNTGAQMGGWFKREINTVADLQGLKMRIPGIGGQVISRMGVSVQVLPGGEIFLALDRGAIDAAEWVGPYDDEKLGLNKAAQFYYYPGWWEPGPTLEVLVNRSAWDKLPPEYQAIFKTATHEANINMLTEYDALNGQALARLTAGGTKLVSFSPEIMQASQKASFEFLEENASKDATFKEVYEQWKGFRKQVFDWNRVNELSYANFAMSNS, from the coding sequence ATGAAACGTCGAAAAATTCTCCACACAGCTGCGATCGCCACTGCAACTGCTGCCACATTAGGTTCCTGTGCGCGCACCCAAACCGCCGCCAATGTGCAAACTGGACAGCCCAATATCCGGTGGCGAATGGCCACCAGCTGGCCTAAATCTCTAGGGATTTTTAGCGGTGCAGATATACTTGCCAAACGAGTCAAAGAAATGACCAACGGACGTTTCTCCATTACACCCTTTGCCGCGGGTGAGGTGGTTCCAGGGTTGCAAGTCATGGACGCGGTGCAAGCGGGAACAGTGGAATGCGGACACACAGCCAGTTACTATTACATCGGTAAAAACTTAGCTTTAGCCTTCGCCACCTCAGTACCCTTCGGCTTCAATGCCCAACAGCAGAACTCTTGGCTTTATCATGGCGGGGGACTAGAAGCCATGCAAAAAATCTATAGCGACTTCAATATCATTAACTTTCCAGCTGGTAACACTGGGGCGCAGATGGGAGGATGGTTTAAAAGAGAAATTAACACTGTTGCCGACCTTCAAGGTTTAAAAATGCGTATTCCCGGAATCGGGGGACAAGTCATATCTCGTATGGGTGTGAGTGTGCAAGTCTTACCAGGAGGCGAAATTTTCTTAGCACTAGATCGGGGCGCAATTGATGCAGCCGAGTGGGTAGGCCCTTACGATGATGAGAAACTGGGTTTAAACAAAGCCGCGCAATTTTATTATTATCCAGGCTGGTGGGAACCAGGCCCCACATTAGAAGTACTAGTTAACCGTAGTGCTTGGGACAAATTGCCCCCAGAATACCAAGCCATATTCAAGACAGCGACTCATGAAGCCAACATAAATATGCTGACTGAATACGATGCCTTGAATGGTCAAGCACTGGCGAGATTGACCGCCGGCGGGACTAAATTAGTTTCCTTCAGCCCAGAAATTATGCAAGCATCTCAAAAAGCCTCCTTTGAATTTTTGGAGGAAAATGCTAGTAAAGACGCAACTTTCAAAGAAGTTTATGAACAGTGGAAAGGCTTCCGTAAACAAGTTTTCGACTGGAACCGTGTTAATGAATTGAGTTATGCCAATTTTGCCATGTCCAATAGTTAG